The genomic stretch agggaattcaatcaaaaccacaatgagagatcacctcagGTCTATTAGATTCAGTTATCattaaaaaggtaagaaataacaGGTCTTGGTGGAGACGTGCAGAAAAGGGATCCTTTGTGTACCGTTATGTACTGTTTATTGGAAcacaaactggcacagccactatggaaaacagtatggcttttcctcaaaaaattaaaaataggattaccatatgatccagcaattcctcttGTGAGGATTTATGCACAGAAGCCAGAACACTAActggaaaagatatctgcaacTGTGTTCACTGCACCATTATTTACCGcagccaagatagggaaacaacctaaacgtctactgatggatgaatggataaagaaaatgtggtatacatacacaatggcatattactcagccataacaaatgaaatctttccattctcaacaacatggatagactttGAAGGCTATGCTAAGTGAACCATGCTAAGTGAactatgtcagagaaagacaagtatcgtGTGGTATCATTCACATGCGGAATCTAAAAAAAGCTAAATTCGCGGAAACAGAGAGGAGAGTGCTGGTTACCAGGGTGGAAAAAACGGGGAGAAAATGGGAAGATGTTTGTCAAAcagtataaacttccagttagaagatgcataagttctggggatctaagtACAACACTGTGACTACAGTTAACAGCACTGTATTatatgtatacttgaaagttgctaagagagtagatcttaaatggtcacactgttaaaacaaaacaaaaaaaagaaatggtcattATATAACCTGATGGGAGGGTTAGCTAATGGTGGCCATCATGTTGCAATATgttagtgtattttcttttttttttttaatttttttttttaacgtttatttatttttgagacagagcatgaacaggggaggagcagagagagagggagacacagaatccgaaacaggctccaggctctgagctgtcagcacagggcccaacgcggggctcgaactcacggaccgtgcgatcatgacctgagccgaagctggacgcttaaccgaccaagccacccaggcgcccctgttagtgtattttcaaataaatacacGGTACagcttaaacttacacaatgttacatgtcaagtATGTCTCAGTAAAGCtgcggtggggggaggtgggaaggcaaATCTGGAGCAcggtgagacacagagaggcaccTGGGAGACGAGATGAAGAACACGCAAGGGTTCCTCCATGAAGGTCAAGGGCCACGGGGAGCAGTTAGAATACAATCCAAAAACAaggcataaacaaaatgtggtgtgtgtgtgtgtattatacatGGGATGGAATATTATTGGGCTGTCTGTGGACAGTCCTGGAGATAAGCCAGttgcaaaaagacaaatactgcacgaTTCCACTCCTGTGATGTAactagtcaaattcacagagacagaaagaatggtgGTTGACAGGTGCTAGGGAGAGAGGAGGATAAGGCCTTGTTTAATTGATACAGATTTCAGGTTTTGTGTTATGTGCCCTTAACCACAATgaaaagtactttttttaaagtatttttaaaaagatactctaGCGTCAACGACTGAAGTCCATCAATGCACGATAAGTAGCAGATTCtgcctttgtgtctttttttttttccagcctaaGAGCTTACTTTTTGAACTGTCTTCATTACAGGACGTGTGGCAAGAATTTAACCAcatcaaaatacatttcttttttttccattttgtttatgctcctaaaaaggaacaacaaacgAAGGCTGGAATCAAAGCTAAAGGGAACACAGCCCTTGCCAGGGTTTTTATTTGGGCTCGctgagacccatgttggacttCTGAACTCCAGCTCAGTAAAAGAAGGAATCTGAGTCGTTTGAAACTGCTAAGTTTGTGATTAATTTGTTCCAGCAACAAGAGACTGAAGCACTGAGAACAGATTCGGGGGCACCCAGCCCACCCCATCAGTCACCGTCAGCAGACTTACCCTGGTGATACCCAGCGCCCCGACATTCTCGCTGTAGGACGTGGTCCCGTTCCCGGTCCCCCAGGCCCCTGCCAGCAGACAGCCAAGACCCTCGATGCCGATGCCTCGGTTGACCGCGTGCCTCGGAGGGGGTGGGGCCCCCACCAGCCGCGCGCAGGCGTAGTAATCGCCTACCGACTCCACCATGGAGGAGATAACCCCGGCAATGATCCCAAAGACCCCAGCCAGGCTGATGGTGGGGAGGCCCCACTGTCCTGAAAGAGCAGCACAGAGGGAATGTTAATCCAGAAGGCGGCGGGTTGCTGAACCCCAAATAACTTCTTTGCCGGGGGCGTCTTtggaaagcttaaaaaaattcttttaacttttatttactttttgagagacagagagagacagaacgtgagcaggggaggagcagagagagagagagagggagacgcataatccgaagctggctccacgctccgagctgtcagtgcagagcctgatgcagggcttgaacccgtgaaccgcgagatcatgacctgacccgaacaagttggacgcctaaccgactgagccacccaggcgcccctgcgagGCTTTCAAGACCAGGAAGTATGTCTTCCAACCCCACGACTGTCCAGAGGCTTTGGCCTGGACTCCTGCCCTCCCACTCCTTCCTGAGGGTAAGTCAGACACGCAGACCTGGAGGTCACTGTGCAAAAGAGCAAGCGACAGGGCTTCTTCTCAGGGCACATCTTGAAGCTTTTGGAAGCAGAGATTCTCACTCAGGGAGGCTCTGGGTCCACAGTCGGCGGGGCCAGGCCCTCCCTCCCTGGTACCTGGTTATTAATACACCCCGAGCCAAGAAGTGCTAGGAAAGACAACCAGAAGTGGGCTATGGGATGGCCTTGACCTCATCTTCCTGGAAATGTTCTCATTCAGCCCAGGGATCCCTTGGGTAGATGCAACTAAACCAGGAAGAGTCCCAAAGGTCTAGCCAGAAGGGTGAAATGTCTCTGATCTGCCCGCGCTCAGGCTGTGGGTTCTGGGTAAcatggaggaggggtggagggatgTAGACAGTCTTGGAGGAAGGTCCTGGAATGGGAGCCTTTGGTCTATCACcctcagaggattttttttttaatatatgaaatttattgtcaaattggtttccatactacacccagcgctcatcccaaaaggtgccctcctcaatacccatcacccaccctcccctccctccccccccatcaaccctcagtttgttctcattttttaagagtctcttatgcttttgctctctcccactctaacctctctctctctttttttttttttccttccaccctcagaggatttttaggacaatCTGAGGGTCTCCTTCTTCTCCTAGGGGTCTGACACAGACTCCCTAGAGCCTGCTCCTCCTTGTCAGATCTTTTGGAAGAGATCCATCCTTTGCCCCTATTCAGCTCTCCATCCAGTGCCCTGGGCCCCACGGACAGTCCTGGAAAACACATGTCCCAGTCAAAAAGGGGCCCTATCTTCTCATTACCTGGGTAAGGGAAGCGAAACCAAGGAGCCCGGCTCAGGACATCGCCTTTGGTGTCGGTGCGGGCCAGGTGCCCGTAGGCCGTGGGGGCCGTGGGGAGGGTATTGGTGACTGTGAGCACGAAGCAGAGAAGCCACGAGATGCAGAGCGCCAGCAGCACCTGCCAGAGGGAGGGGCTTCACTACCCATCCCAGACCCCCGGCCCCTGCCAACACCTCCCAGAGGTGCTGGGCCAGGGAGGCAGGTCAGGGAAGCTCTTTGAAATAAGCAAGTGCTGGGTTACTGGCCCTGGTGGTGACAACAGCAATCTGCATCATAATTAGTGCATTAACGGAATGTAGAAAATAAACTCTGGAAAGACCTTGTATCAAACACAGGCAGAAATGTCTAGCAAAACAGGCACAGCCTGGGGCAGAAGGATTACCATCTGTCTTCCTTTCCACTGCCTGCTGGTCACATGACCTTGGATCaaactccctgagcctcagtttcctcgtctgtgcGATGGCATTACAATCACTGCTCTGCAGGGCCTGAAGCAAGATTTCTGAGAGCAGGGTCTTCAGATATACTGATATTTCATCCCTGGTGGCAGAACCccagaaatgtgtattttgagcGATGTCCCCAACTGATTCTTGCACACAGTGAACTGTAGAACCACTGACCTGCAGGGTGGTGAAAGATGGATGAGACGTGGAAGTACCTTTGTACAATTTGAGACGTATCTCACGGTGCAATTAAACCAGAAAACATACCGTGTGGTTGGTAGCCACACAGAGCTAACCCCGGTGCAAATCCAACAGCGGGGTGTCTGAAGAGGGGGCACCAGCATCGCCGTGAGGGATCTGGCTTGCCCACGGGCCGCTGAGGAGGAACGTGATCTGAGGGACAGAGTCCTTAGTTTTGTGGAGTCGGGCGTGAACCTTGCTGGGAGCTGTCCCGCACTGGTGCCCAAAGCAGTGACCTGGGGCAGGGTTCTCTGCTCCTGGGGAGCAGCTTTGCGGAATGAGGGGACCACATCGCACCAGCAGCCAGGGAGCACTCCCACGGATGGTCGGCGGGCCTCCTTCTACAGAGGATGAATGCAGGTCGGGGGGGAGGAGCCACCACACGAGGAGGAGCATTTGCTTTGGGGACCTTCTGGGAGTGTGAGGGGATGCCCCCCACTCTCCGGGTGAGTCCACTAAGAACGGAAGAGGGCGGGGAGTGCTTCTTACCGGGAAGACCTGAAACAGGTAGAACTTAGACACGTGGCACTTCTTCTGTCCTCTGTAAATGGGCATGGGCACAGCGACATTTTTCAGGTACTGAGAAAACAGCACGATGAGGAAGATGGTCCTGAAACAGACACATGCCATGCCCAGCCCGGCAAGCTGGGGCTTATCCTCAGCAAGCGTCCAGGAGGCTGAGCCACCGCTGTCTCGGGGACGGGGAGGCAGTGGCCGCACCGGGAGGGTCCCCATCGAGGCCCCTCTTGGCGGCGCGGGCAGCGTCCTGCCATCTCTGAAAAGGTGGGCTGTTCCCTTTCAGAGCCGCCGGTGGCTGGAGAGCAAgagcggggaggggggctgtTATCCCCTGGGGGTGGGCAGCTGGATGGGTCCAGTGGTTGGAGACGGTGAGGTGAGAGTCCAAGACTGTCCTCTCTCCTGGGTCATTCTGCAAGTCCTTGTGGTCAGACTGCAGTGGCGGTGTGTCCGGTGCTGTCCCCAAGTCCCTTCGAAGCTCTGTTGAAACGCTTAAGGCCTCTTTTTCCATAAAGCCTTCCTGACCCTCCCAGTTGGcttccaccaccccctcccctgaaCGTGCTTGGCATTCTGCGATTCTCGTCACTGTCTCTCGGTGTCACAGCTCCGTGGGCCCAAGGCTCATCTCTCTCCTATGCCGTAAGCTTACTGAGAGCTGGAGCCACGTCTTTGCACCCTTCTCAGGTGCCAGAGATTTACGGACATTTGCAATAAAACCTAGCAGGCAGAGGACCAGCAGTATCGATTTTTTTTGTGAACACTAAGTATTCTTCTATGCTGCCTGTGATTACTTCATTGTTTTGAGTACTAAAAATGCAACAAatagtattaataataaattGTGGCAGTTTCGTTGCTTTTTAAGGTATCGGAGTATTCATGAAAATATCCATAAACCACAGGAGTTTGCCAATATCCAGAACACATTCTTCTTGCTGGGTAATCTTCCACCAGAAAGAACTTAGGTGCCACTCTGTTCCCAGAGAGTACTTACATGGCGGCAATGCCCCAGTGGATCCCAGCATTGTTGCCCGCAGAATCAAAGAGAGGCAAGGCCACCAGGGAGATGGTCGGAGCAATGGTCAAAGGGCCAATGTAGCGCATGAGAAACCCAATGAGGCCTGAGAATCCCACCAGCATCTGGACGCAGGAAGCGACCATGATAGCGCCCTGCAACTGAGGAGGGAAAGTACAGTTCATGTGCCTTGAAACTTGCAGAGGCCAGGGGCCACCATGGCAGACCCAGCTGTGGCAGCCCCCTTCCCAACCCGGTCCCCCTGGGTGGCGCACACAGAGGCAGTGCAGCGACAAGGCTGAACCCCAGAGGAACTGAGGCAAGGAGAGCCCTGATCTCGCTCCTCTCTCCACTTCAGGATTTCCCACCACACCTTGGGCATCTTTACTTAATTTGAAAGTTTTCAGGAAATAGCCTTCAAAAGACCTTCATGGTCATAGTGATGATGCTGATGTCTGGGAATCCTAACATCACCCAGTAGTGGTTGAACATcttgttgctttatttttctgttttcccactATCTGTTGCAAGccttggcaattttttttttttcggtaaaggaccagatagtgaatattttaggcttgaTCAGCCATATGGGCTCTGTCGAAACTTCTCCAGACAAGATGTGAACAAATGAGCCTAGCTGTGTTCCAATACGATTTCATGGGTAGATACTGaaattagaatttcatataatttggaCACATCATGAAGtagtattcttctttttcaaccatttaaaatataaaaccattctCAGCTTGTGAGCTATATAAAAACAAGCAGCAGTCCAGATTTGGTTCATGGCCTGAAGTTTGCCAACCCCTTCTTTGTAGGACTGATTGAATTTACTTTACTTCTCCTTTTTTACTCTTCCAGTTTGgatgttccacattccatttTGGCCCTGATAACTCTCCCTCTTTTGAAGTCTGCTCTTTCTGAAAGTAATAGAATGACTCCTACTTTCTTTTGACTAGTGTTAGGgtggtatatttttctccatccacTTACTTTCAATCTCTGTGCGCCTTTATATTTACAGTAGGTTTCTTACAGACGATATTTAGTTaggtcacatttttaaaaatgttttcatttatttttgagacagagagaaagagagagaaagagcgtgagcgggggaggggcagagagagagggagacacagaatccaaagcaggctccaggctctgagctgtcagcacagagcctgatgtggggccccgagctgtgagatcatgacctgagctgaagtcggacactcaactgacggagccacccaggcaccccgtttttTAAATGcactctgacaatctctgtcATTTAATTGGTACATTTAATCCATTGACATTCAAAGTGATTACTGATATAGTTGGGCGGGTATCTACCCTATtcattactgttttctatttgttgcccttctttgttcctatttttgtcttccactgtgtgtgtgtgtgtgtgtgtgtgtgtgtgtgtgtgttttaggttttgggtttttttttagtttattttgagagaaaggcagagacagagacagagagacagtgagtgggagaggagcagggggggCTGgtgggacagaatcccaagcagcctccatgctgtcagcccagagcccaacgcggggctcaaactcacaaaccatgagaggacgacctgagctgagatcaagagttggacgcttaaccagctgagccacccaggcacccctctttttgtGCTTTTAATGGAGCATTTTGTCTGACTccgttttttcttctttcttagccTATCAGgtatacttctttctttctttctttctttttttaaaacttttttgaatgGTCGCCCTCGAGTTTGCAACATACACTTACAACTAATCCAAGTCCACTTTCAGATAACAAGATGCCAGTTCACGAGCATGGTGAGCACATTAATAACAAAGTAATCCTAATCCGTCCTTATCATCGCTTGTATCATTGCTGGCACCTATTTTGTTTACATATGGGGACACATCAGTATATAAATAGAAACTACCATGATCCTGGAAGGGGAAGTTTGGATGGGTCTAATGTGTTGAAAACTGAACTTGCCTTCTCTCCCcagttattttttactttttctgctACCACCATGTTCTTAAAATAGAACCGCTGTTCACTGTTACTTCTCCATTATTTATAGCCCAGCAAGTAATGCCCTTCCTATCGCTGTACATTTGCACCACTTTCCCTGGTGGCTAGTATTGGGATATACAGCTGGTGTGCTGACCATCAGGGTTTTCAATCCTTGAGATGTGCGTGTAAACCTAACTCAGTTAAACATGGAATATCTACCTTAAATTCCCATAGGCTGGCTGGGTAGATTCAACCAATCCATCCTATTAATGAAACGAGGTTGAAACTTACAAGAACTTTCTCCTGTTTACAGCACTGGTGAAAAACATTGGGCCAGCAGATGGAGCTAAACTACCACAGAAAAGGCTCTGGCTTTGGTTTACTGTGTGGGAGCCTTGGAAACCATGTGGGAGAAAGTAGTGGAGACTATTGTCTTAGACCAGTCAAAAGGAATCCCTACCCCGGCCCTGGGCTTTCGAGCAGCTGTTGGCAAACTTCTGTAAAAAGCTAGATGAAAAGTAGTTTAGATTTTGGGGGCCATGTGTGGTTTCTCTCACatcctctttttaaaacaaccttttaaaaatgtaaaaatcattcttactTTGTGAACAGTTAGAAAACCAGACCTCAGGCTGGATTTGGTCCAAGAGCCATAGTTTTCTGATTCCTGCTCTAAGGACTCCATATATCATAAACACAATAAAGGTAATAAGAAACTATGGGGTCTCTGCCACTTGGGATCCCATGTTCAATGCAGGCACAGCGTGACCCATATCCCTCAACATCTCCCTATTAATACTGTTCAAGCCCCAGGGAAATTATTTTCCAGAACTCTTGCCCAGCATCCTCAAAACACAAGGTCGCTGCTTCTGAATGCGGTAAAGCTTTGTGAGTCGTGCCACTGTAAAGCCAGAGTCAGATACTTCATGAGGACACAGGAAAGATCTGAGCCAGGAGTGCTTAGGtgggagaagagacaaatgaaCTCATCACATCTTTCTTCTTGGAAGGTATAAAGGCAACAGATTCTTGCATAAGCAAGTCCAGTCCTGGGCGCCTGgggcgctcagtcagttgaatgtccgactcgatttgggctcaggtcatgatcccagggtcaaaggattgaggcccacattgggctctgtactgagtgtggagcctgtttaagattctctctctcaccccctgcttgctccctctctctctctctcaaaaaaagggggggggggaattccaGCCCGTAATAGGTCTGAGCAAAAGGGAAATCTTACCCCTGGCATCTAGCAGAGCAGGGTAAGGAAACTTCTTGTTTTCGCTTAGTTTCAATTTGGACTTAACGAAGCCAAATACAGACTCCCTGGGGGAcagaagaagcaaacaaacaaacacccacaAACCACGTGTGTTCTGTGATTCATTCTGTTGGTGGTATCATAAAACTGGGCTTCGCTGAAGAAGCATAGCCTAATTTGGAGAAGGTGGTACAACACACAGCCTTCTGAGATTCGACAATCCACCTGGCAAAAATCCAGGGCCCCACTAGCTTGACAAGGGAAATTCTTAGGACTATCTTGGTCTAGAGCTATCTAGAACTGTTCTTTAAAGATTAAAGAACCTTGCTAACTCTGGATTCGCTCTGAGATAAAAAGGAAGCACGAAGACTGGATGAGATTATGGAGGTACAGATACTTTTGGCCTGTGTATCAGAGCATAGGTGTGTGCACAAAAAGCTGCTTTTGCAAGGGAAGAAGAACAACCGAAGGTTCTGGCTGGAACTCGACAAGTGATGGCTCAGACTGATCTGCTGTGCCCTTATAAGCACAGTGCTTGCTGAGCTATCAAAAGTGTTGGTGGGAGAGCCCACACTGAATGAGAACAGACCCTGTTAGAAGCCAGGTGGCCTTAGGTGAGTTTGTGGCCTGAAGCAGCTACTCAACCCCCTCTCCCTTTGACAGACCATCACTAACTAGTCTGCATTGTTTGGAATTAGACCACAAGCAGATGGCACCAAATAATTTTAAGATCGGAGATTCCCGTCACATCCCGAGTGATGCCCCAAAGGCATCAAGTAAGGAAGGACGGATCCACAAAATCCGCTGATTAAAGGAAATAGTTATAGTCAGGTAAAGAGAAGGCACGTATACAGGTAGCATTCGTAGGATTCCTGAGCAAGTGACAGTCCTCTCCCACGGGCCCCATCGGGACAGACACTACCTCACAAGATAACCTGACTCCAGCAACAAAGACTTGGATTTCACTGTGTGAGTCTTTGAATTCGGAAAGCACTAGTTGGGGCCACGCTAAAGGTACTGCTCACCTAACCGAGAAATGGAGGCTAGAGGCATATAACATTTCAACAGAAGGACATTGGTGGGAGAAGTAAAGCAAGTCTAAGTGCAGCCAATGGACCGAGTGACAAGGCTGACTATGCGAATATACGGACCCGGGATTGCCCCCGTATAATTACATGGGGTCTTGGGCTGCGGTCACTGACTAGCAGTTTGGGCTGGCAAGTGGCTCATACAGGGCTCCTTTTATGGCACACGAGTTTATAGTTAAATCTCAAATGTCGGTGGTTCATGGTGATGCCCCTGAGTCTTAAAAAGAGGAGTGAAGTATGACTTTGAATGTAGTCACTAGGGTCCACAAGATGATACCTTGGGCCACAATCCATGCACATGTGGGCTCATGAACAACATAATCCCTATCTCCATCTGAAGTCACTTAGGTTTCCCAGGATGGTCCCCGTTGCCAATAGCAATGGGTGCATGTGCCTTTGGTGGGAGAATATGAGGGTATATGGCCCATGTCTCAGAGTTGGCAGTCTGCCCGTGCTGGACATTTCACAGAGTATGGgaggttttaatatttttaaaaactggcattGACAGTGTCTCTGGTTTGACCTTTGCCTATTTTGCAACTGAAGCCGTGGACCAGACTACTATAAAAAGTTGCCCACCAACATGAATGTCAACATATATGTGAAAAAGCTCAAGGACTTCCTGGCCTCCATAACCATAGGAgtcaattcctataataaatctcctcttaTGTGTATCTCTATGTATCCcgctggttctgtttctttggtcATCCCTGACTGGCACACATATCTTATgacagcaatcccactcctagcTGTATATTCAGTGGAGATACGAATATACATTCACCTAAAAACaaggacacaaacatttataGCAATACTATCTATAACTGGAATGCCATCTATAACTATCAATAACTGGAAACTACCCATAAACACAGTCTGGGTAACAgcagaatagataaataaattgctGTAGAGTTATataatggaacactactcagTAAAGACAGTGAAGAATCTACCCCAACATATAACGATACGGAAGACTCTTGTAAAAATAATGTTgagggggcgcatgggtggctcagtcagttaagcatctgacttgggctcagctcacgatctcacagttcatgggttggagccccgcgtcatgctctgtgccgacagcttggaccctggagccttcttcagattctgtgtctccctctctctgcccctcccctgcttgcactgtctctgtttcactcaaaaacaaataaacattaaacaaatttttttaattatgcaatTGAGACATGGACTTTAGGTAAATCATCTATTTAGAAGTAAGTACTGATAGAGAGCTTTATCTTGACTTTCTGTAAATTTGGATATAAATAGTTTGAGCACTACAAATCAACTTGAAACAATTAAATGTATatgtttccttgaaaaaaaataaataataaaaaaaattttttaataaaaaaataatgttgaaggaagaagacagacacaaactAATATGTACTGTGTAGTTCCGTATATAACGTTCAAAACCAGGGGGAACTAATCTATGGTATTGGAAATCAGGTCAGTGATTATCCCTGAAGGAGGAACAAGGGGGCCTCTGGGATGTTGGTAATGTTCTGTTGCCTGATCCAGGTGCTGGTTACATGAGCAAGTTCAGCTTTTGGaaatttattgtgttcttttctATCTGTATTAAACTTAAGTTAAAAGTTCATTTACAAGGgtagtggcgcctgggtgactcagtcagttgagcatctgacttcggttcgggtcatgatctcacagttcatgggttcgagccccgtgtcgggctctgtgctgacagctcagagcctggagcctgcttcggattctgtgtctccctttctctctgccccttcccgctcatgctctgtctctctctgtctttcaaaaatgaataaacattaaaaaaaaaattaaaaaaaagaaaaaagaatagaggggCGTCTGTTTGGCTttgtcaattaagcatccaactttggctcgggtcatgatctcatagttcatgggctcgagccccatgttgggctctgtgctgacagctcggagcctggagcctgctttggattctgtgtctccctctctctccctgcccctccctgctcatactctctctctttctctctctcaaaaataaaaaataaacattaaaaaacattttttttaaaagtccattaaCGAAGGTACAAGTTCTGACTttggaaggaggggagaaaaaattgAACTAGAGCAATATTATCAAACATATGGTAGTAGTATACATttccccttccacccccccctTAGCCCCTTACCTCTCGGATTCTCTTCTGCCATTCTTCAGTGAATTCAGGAGAGCTGGTGTTCACCAGGCTGGCATTGAGTGTCCACGGTGGGCACTTCcaagtggggagggagagcaTGGCCAGAGAGGGTGCCACAAAAGCAAATGTCCCTCCCTGGAGAATGGgcagcctggaggagggggaaaaggatGCAGTTACTCAAAAGATCCATTAGCACTGGTCTGAAACTGGGCCCAATgggggattttttaaaatcccaagcCCTGGCTTGATTTAGAGGCGATACATGACCTAGCGGGTAAGCTCCACGTCAGACCCATGGACCCCGGCAACCTTTGGACAGGTGGGAGAGGTGAGTATGGGGAAGACAAGCAGACCTAACCCCAGTCTTGGAGATGCAAACTAAGGAGGAGAGTCGGGCACTGGGAAATCATTCGCAGACCAGCACAAAGCTCAGCGGCCATGTGCACGGGGTGCCATTGTCCACCCCGGTCTCAGAGAATCTTCCCCAGAGCCCAGGATAAAAGCACAGCTCCCATGTGGAATTCTCCCTCCAAGAGATACACAGCCTAAAATCTGGGTCGCCAGACTCCTTGGTGTCTTCCAAAATGATCGGCAATCCCAGACCTTTCCCTTCAAGCCTCCTTTTCATCATATGGACAGAACAGTTTTCA from Prionailurus viverrinus isolate Anna chromosome A2, UM_Priviv_1.0, whole genome shotgun sequence encodes the following:
- the LOC125160865 gene encoding solute carrier family 23 member 1-like isoform X2, with translation MTSAITSCEPSQALQREDNVLNGHTEGPNRKKGGQSRSPSSNNLVYSILEVPPWYLCILMGIQHFLTALGGLVSVPLILAKDLCLQHDPLTQSYLISTIFFVSGFCTLLQVFFGVRLPILQGGTFAFVAPSLAMLSLPTWKCPPWTLNASLVNTSSPEFTEEWQKRIRELQGAIMVASCVQMLVGFSGLIGFLMRYIGPLTIAPTISLVALPLFDSAGNNAGIHWGIAAMTIFLIVLFSQYLKNVAVPMPIYRGQKKCHVSKFYLFQVFPVLLALCISWLLCFVLTVTNTLPTAPTAYGHLARTDTKGDVLSRAPWFRFPYPGQWGLPTISLAGVFGIIAGVISSMVESVGDYYACARLVGAPPPPRHAVNRGIGIEGLGCLLAGAWGTGNGTTSYSENVGALGITRVGSRTVMVAAGCVLLLMGVFGKFGAAFATIPTPVIGGMFLVMFGVITAVGISNLQYVDMNSSRNLFIFGFSIYCGLAIPNWVNQNSEKLQTGDSLSPRL